Proteins encoded in a region of the Cytobacillus pseudoceanisediminis genome:
- a CDS encoding cold-inducible protein YdjO-related protein — MLDTEVYSCNSCNGWMRKDFASSDLKCPLCGDETTAEMRELPQIL, encoded by the coding sequence ATGCTGGATACAGAGGTGTATTCCTGCAATAGCTGCAATGGCTGGATGAGAAAAGATTTTGCCTCTTCAGATTTAAAATGCCCATTATGCGGTGATGAAACAACTGCCGAGATGCGGGAATTGCCGCAAATTTTGTGA
- a CDS encoding transcriptional regulator SplA domain-containing protein → METIDPKKVKSGDEVFVIYHNPHTPSVANVRPAEIVPHPKDPNAVALFLNESFHLIEEDDALFSSEHDAEQAFHELYGDF, encoded by the coding sequence ATGGAGACAATCGATCCTAAAAAGGTTAAATCTGGTGATGAGGTTTTTGTTATTTATCATAACCCTCATACTCCAAGTGTTGCAAATGTCAGGCCGGCAGAAATTGTACCGCATCCTAAAGACCCTAATGCAGTGGCCCTCTTCCTTAATGAATCCTTCCATTTAATAGAAGAAGATGATGCGTTGTTTTCGTCTGAACATGATGCAGAACAGGCCTTTCATGAATTGTATGGAGACTTTTAG
- a CDS encoding erythromycin esterase family protein: MIKIKENKDLITAIQKEAFSFTDSSGLDRIIQAAGEAKFVLLGEASHGTSEFYTVRAEISKRLIEQKGFNCISVEGDWPSCFTINRYVKGYVHLNPLDALKNFNRWPTWMWANEEIKDLITWLNNHNQLIDKHGLKAGFYGIDIYSLWESMDEIIKLLETKEAAELEAAKKAFACFEPFHRTPENYAVSAAFYGEGCEKEVAELLLKIKNKWGHTRSYEEESLNLMLNSLVAVNAENYYRAMVKGGPDDWNIRDHHMVSAIEEISKYYGEDAKVIVWEHNTHIGDARATDMKEEGLVNVGQILREKYGEDQVFALGFGTHSGTVIAAEQWGNELQVMEVPPAQTGSWEDTLRKAGPGDKILLFTDDNRELFNESIGHRAIGVVYNPEYEQYGNYVPTKVSLRYDGFIYIEKTRALKPINIPVTIL, translated from the coding sequence GTGATAAAAATAAAAGAAAATAAGGACTTGATAACAGCTATTCAAAAAGAAGCATTCTCTTTCACCGATTCATCCGGGCTTGACCGGATTATTCAAGCAGCCGGGGAAGCGAAATTTGTTTTATTGGGGGAAGCTTCTCATGGAACATCAGAATTTTATACAGTAAGAGCAGAAATATCCAAAAGACTGATTGAACAAAAAGGGTTCAACTGTATCTCTGTTGAAGGAGACTGGCCTTCCTGCTTTACCATCAACAGGTATGTTAAGGGTTATGTGCATCTGAATCCCCTTGATGCACTCAAAAATTTTAACAGGTGGCCGACATGGATGTGGGCAAATGAGGAAATTAAAGATCTAATAACCTGGCTTAATAATCACAATCAGCTGATTGATAAACATGGCCTAAAGGCTGGTTTCTATGGCATCGATATATATAGCTTATGGGAATCGATGGATGAAATAATAAAACTTCTGGAGACAAAGGAAGCTGCAGAACTGGAAGCTGCTAAAAAAGCATTTGCCTGCTTTGAGCCTTTTCATCGGACACCTGAAAATTATGCAGTTTCTGCGGCATTTTATGGGGAAGGCTGTGAAAAAGAAGTAGCCGAACTTTTACTTAAAATAAAAAACAAGTGGGGGCATACCAGGAGCTACGAAGAAGAATCACTGAACCTTATGCTAAATAGCCTTGTTGCTGTAAATGCAGAAAACTATTATCGAGCAATGGTAAAAGGCGGGCCTGATGACTGGAATATTAGGGATCATCACATGGTAAGTGCCATAGAGGAGATCTCCAAATATTATGGAGAAGATGCCAAGGTCATCGTATGGGAACACAATACTCATATCGGAGATGCAAGAGCAACAGATATGAAAGAAGAGGGACTTGTTAACGTTGGGCAAATCCTTCGCGAGAAATATGGGGAAGATCAGGTTTTCGCACTCGGGTTTGGTACACACTCAGGCACTGTTATCGCAGCGGAACAATGGGGGAATGAGCTACAAGTTATGGAAGTACCTCCAGCACAGACAGGAAGCTGGGAGGATACGCTTCGCAAGGCTGGCCCTGGAGATAAAATTTTGTTGTTCACCGATGATAACAGGGAATTATTTAATGAATCTATCGGTCATCGAGCCATTGGAGTCGTATATAACCCTGAATATGAACAATACGGGAATTATGTGCCTACGAAAGTCTCACTCAGATATGACGGTTTCATTTATATAGAGAAAACCCGTGCCTTAAAGCCAATTAATATACCAGTAACAATATTATAA
- the pepF gene encoding oligoendopeptidase F, which translates to MVQTAVTRLKRVEVPEDRTWKVEDLFALEEDWHKEVRSIDEDLAVFEQYKGKLHEGPQILLGCLSAQEKLSIRLVQAGTYASLRQSEDGTNPRNQANSSILASLKAKAASALSFIDSELMSLPEGTIEKYIDDESGLEPFRKQLTDLLKSKTHRLSPETEEALAALGEVFGAPYNMYQAAKLADMPFSFFKDSKGNDLPNSFALYEDRYEFSSDTAIRRNAYVSFTDSLENYKNTFASAYSAEVKKQVTLAKLRKYSSATQMLLDSQHVTEEMYNNQLNIIQKELAPHMRRYAQLKRKVLGLDKMLFCDLKAPLDPEFNPETTFEEASKVILEALKVMGPEYTDIMKKGLTERWVDLADNVGKSTGAFCSSPYGSHPFILITWTDTMRGAFVLAHELGHAGHFYLANKYQRIMNTRPSTYFVEAPSTLNELLLGQHLMAGTEDMRMKRWVILQLLGTYYHNFVTHLLEGEYQRRIYNLADQGIPLTAKTLSDQKMETLAEFWGDTVELDDKAALTWMRQPHYYMGLYPYTYSAGLTASTAMAQSIQEEGQPAIERWLDVLKAGGTKKPLDLLKSAGIDMSKPDPIRKAVSYVGTLVDELENSYM; encoded by the coding sequence ATGGTTCAAACAGCAGTAACCAGATTAAAGCGTGTTGAAGTACCGGAAGATCGTACATGGAAAGTGGAGGATTTATTTGCTTTAGAGGAAGATTGGCATAAAGAAGTGAGAAGTATAGATGAAGACCTTGCTGTTTTTGAGCAGTACAAGGGAAAGCTCCATGAAGGCCCGCAAATATTACTGGGCTGCCTTTCCGCTCAGGAAAAGCTCTCCATCCGTTTGGTTCAAGCTGGAACGTATGCTAGCTTGCGCCAGTCGGAGGATGGAACAAATCCGCGCAATCAGGCAAATTCATCCATACTTGCATCTTTAAAAGCAAAAGCAGCCTCTGCTCTTTCGTTTATTGACTCTGAATTAATGTCCTTACCTGAAGGCACGATTGAAAAATACATAGACGATGAAAGCGGCCTTGAACCTTTCAGAAAACAGCTGACAGATCTTCTTAAATCGAAGACGCACAGGCTTTCTCCAGAGACGGAAGAAGCCCTGGCAGCATTGGGGGAAGTATTTGGAGCTCCGTATAATATGTATCAGGCTGCAAAACTTGCTGACATGCCATTTTCCTTTTTTAAAGACAGTAAAGGAAACGATTTGCCAAACTCTTTTGCTCTTTACGAAGATCGTTATGAGTTTTCGTCAGATACTGCCATCAGAAGGAATGCCTATGTCTCATTTACAGATTCACTGGAAAACTATAAGAATACATTTGCCTCTGCCTATTCTGCCGAGGTGAAAAAACAGGTAACACTTGCTAAGCTGAGGAAGTACAGTTCAGCCACACAAATGCTCCTGGATTCCCAGCATGTTACAGAGGAAATGTACAACAATCAGCTGAATATTATCCAAAAAGAGCTTGCCCCCCATATGCGCAGATATGCTCAGTTAAAGAGAAAAGTTCTGGGATTGGATAAGATGCTTTTTTGTGACCTGAAGGCTCCTCTTGATCCGGAGTTCAATCCTGAAACAACATTTGAAGAAGCATCAAAAGTCATATTAGAGGCTCTCAAAGTAATGGGACCTGAGTATACGGATATAATGAAGAAAGGCTTGACTGAACGCTGGGTTGATTTGGCTGACAATGTAGGGAAATCTACAGGTGCATTTTGTTCAAGTCCATATGGATCGCATCCATTCATCCTGATTACATGGACAGACACGATGCGCGGTGCTTTTGTTCTCGCTCATGAGCTTGGGCATGCGGGTCATTTCTATTTGGCCAATAAATATCAGCGTATAATGAATACCCGCCCATCAACCTACTTTGTAGAAGCTCCCTCAACACTTAACGAATTGCTGCTTGGACAGCATTTAATGGCAGGCACTGAGGATATGAGAATGAAGCGCTGGGTAATTCTTCAGCTGCTGGGAACTTATTATCACAACTTTGTCACACACCTTCTCGAGGGAGAATATCAGCGAAGAATATATAATCTTGCTGATCAAGGGATTCCGTTAACGGCAAAAACACTTTCAGATCAAAAGATGGAAACACTTGCTGAATTCTGGGGTGATACGGTTGAACTGGATGATAAGGCGGCTTTAACCTGGATGAGACAGCCTCATTATTATATGGGACTCTATCCATATACTTATTCAGCTGGTTTGACTGCTTCCACAGCTATGGCACAGAGCATTCAAGAGGAAGGCCAGCCTGCCATTGAACGCTGGCTTGATGTTTTAAAAGCTGGCGGAACGAAAAAGCCGCTCGATCTCCTTAAGAGCGCAGGCATTGATATGTCCAAGCCAGATCCAATCCGCAAAGCCGTAAGCTATGTGGGGACCTTAGTGGATGAATTGGAAAACAGCTACATGTAG
- the yhfH gene encoding protein YhfH, with protein sequence MIKSPVEFFRTLPKKVCPECGQTVKEQAESYLMECDRCLSKKME encoded by the coding sequence ATGATTAAAAGTCCAGTTGAATTTTTTAGAACTCTTCCCAAAAAGGTATGTCCGGAGTGCGGCCAAACAGTCAAGGAACAGGCCGAATCTTATCTGATGGAATGTGATCGCTGTCTTTCAAAAAAAATGGAATAG
- a CDS encoding histidine kinase dimerization/phospho-acceptor domain-containing protein yields MGQLAAGVAHEIRNPLTTMKGYTEFLKLEETHEERQEYLSIILDEIDRVNNIVEDFMVLAKPKAAELEERDIIPIIKNVVSFWNLKPEIET; encoded by the coding sequence GTGGGCCAGCTTGCTGCAGGGGTTGCACATGAAATCCGCAATCCGCTCACAACCATGAAAGGATATACAGAATTCCTGAAGCTGGAAGAGACACATGAAGAGCGGCAGGAATACTTAAGCATCATTTTGGATGAAATTGACCGGGTAAATAATATAGTAGAAGATTTTATGGTTCTCGCTAAGCCGAAAGCCGCAGAACTGGAAGAAAGAGATATCATACCCATTATAAAAAATGTCGTTTCTTTTTGGAATTTGAAGCCCGAAATAGAAACGTGA
- a CDS encoding LysM peptidoglycan-binding and 3D domain-containing protein: MKKSILSFVAAAAITGTAGANVQAEEVTVKKGDTLWDFSQTYNTPVDMIKEWNGLSSHIIHPEDVLNVYPEKKYIVSKGDTLWDIAREHNVTAEAIKEWNNLSSDLILPDNELILYPNAKAVNAAVAEAPSTSAKPAKTVSAPVQKSEQTVAKETQPAEKAAQPAPEAKPQAKSNPEPEPAKPAAEAKPATEPAKAEAESKPAAEAEAEAPAETANNETAQNVLNMEATAYTADCEGCSGITATGINLKENPDQKVISVDPNVIPLGTKVHVEGYGNAVAGDTGGAIKGNKIDIFMPSQEDAINFGRKTVKVTILD, encoded by the coding sequence ATGAAAAAATCAATTTTATCTTTTGTAGCTGCTGCGGCAATCACCGGAACAGCAGGTGCTAATGTACAAGCAGAAGAAGTGACAGTCAAAAAAGGCGATACTCTTTGGGATTTTTCCCAAACATATAATACACCAGTTGATATGATAAAAGAATGGAATGGGTTGTCTTCTCATATCATCCATCCAGAAGATGTACTTAATGTATATCCGGAAAAGAAATACATAGTATCAAAAGGCGATACTCTTTGGGATATAGCAAGAGAACATAACGTCACAGCAGAGGCAATCAAAGAATGGAACAACTTAAGCTCTGATTTAATTCTGCCTGACAATGAATTAATCCTTTACCCGAATGCTAAAGCTGTTAACGCTGCAGTTGCTGAGGCTCCATCAACATCAGCTAAACCTGCAAAAACGGTTTCAGCTCCTGTGCAAAAGTCTGAACAGACTGTAGCAAAAGAAACACAGCCAGCTGAAAAAGCTGCACAGCCGGCGCCAGAAGCAAAGCCACAAGCAAAGTCAAATCCAGAACCAGAGCCTGCGAAACCTGCTGCGGAAGCTAAGCCTGCAACAGAGCCGGCCAAGGCTGAAGCGGAATCCAAGCCTGCTGCCGAAGCTGAAGCAGAAGCACCCGCTGAAACTGCAAATAATGAAACAGCTCAAAATGTGCTGAATATGGAAGCAACAGCCTACACAGCCGATTGTGAAGGCTGCTCAGGAATTACTGCTACAGGAATCAATTTAAAAGAGAATCCGGATCAAAAAGTAATCTCTGTGGATCCTAATGTGATACCACTGGGAACTAAAGTCCATGTTGAAGGTTATGGTAATGCTGTAGCAGGTGATACTGGCGGAGCCATTAAAGGCAACAAGATCGATATCTTCATGCCATCTCAGGAAGACGCAATCAATTTCGGCAGAAAAACAGTTAAAGTTACAATTCTAGATTAA